The window ttatttttattctatatttttgacagtattcacttattctatttagttgcggttgtatgttagtggctgctatcgtgagagcccggcatggccaagcgcgtaaggcgtgcgactcgtaatccgagggtcgcgggttcgcgcccgcgtcgcgctaaacatgctcgccctcccagccgtgggggcgtataatgtgacggtcaatcccactattcgttggtaaaagagtagcccaagagttggcggtgggtggtgatgactagctgccttccctctagtcttacactgctaaattagggacggctagcacagatagccctcgagtagctttgtgcgaaattccaaacaaacaaacaaacaaaagctatcgtgggtgttgcggcacttttccagactgccacatcatctgcgaactgtgaagagaatccatgattcggatccctcagtggcatattgtttacatacatgatgaagagtatagggctaaccaaccctccctgagggacaccagcttcaggagtaaagtattcagaaaaagttccttcaacatttactctacattttctattttccaaaaagttagataaccagcgaataattcctcgcggtagttccatttcattcattcggaaccttagaccatcgtgccaaacagtgtcgaatgctttctcgatatcaaggaagcaagcgacagtacattcttttttattgaagctatctattatggtttcggttaatctgattaggtggtctgtcgtttgtctaaatttcctgcatccattttgttcttttggtaactttgatgttatctccaagaatgtggagagtctattactgattattctttcgagaattttgcctacacagctggtcaagctgattggtcggtagctattaggtttatttgctggctttccttccttatggaacattaatatatttgcaagcttccaagaaactgggatgtatcctgaggatagagataagttaaaaagtgaattttaggtggtcaaacaatttcggagtgtccttttttagaaggatggcttgtatttcatcttcacctggtgctttgttttttttattgcttcgagtagttcttgaagcgatatttcatttgttagtaacgtgcttgTATAATCTGTGttggaacttgtatttgtatcagttatgcttattggaaaaattggttcaaattgttgtttattgtttaatatgtgattagtgactttattgtagaaatatgtatccatatctggatcagtgtgagttttaaaagtattttgaagttgatctttgaaagcttcggctatttctttatgtgtgtgtgctatagtattattatgttcagcAACTGTTATCTATTtccttattttaaaagtttcataagTTATTGGTGCTTATTGCCCATTatggtaagaaataaaaatactttaatttattggagagtaattgttacttttaaaataactctGGAAGTTGGGACGATATTAATCATGAATCAGAATGTTTCAGAGTTGATTTACTTTCAAAACAATAACTGAGAAAAGCAAACATTGTATAATGTATTCGTTTGTTaacattacacattttttattattgtaagtatTCACAATTGATAAGTCAGTATAGCACGtaaattttgtaaagtattttgtttgtttgttcgtttagttaaaattaagcacaaagttgcacaatgaacTATCTCTCCTCTGCTCacaatgggtatcaaaacccggtttttagcggtgtgaggtCGCaggcataccgttgtgccactggggggcgtaaAGTATTTGAATAGCACAAGTTGAAATTTTTTGATGACTCAGGAAAACACTACCTGTGCCACATTCTTCTAAAATGTTATCCGCTTTTTAGTCGTTGTTGCATACGTCTTTCAGAATTTTAGAAAGCTTTTAGTCACTTATATATGGTATAAAGAGCTGACATTTCTCAATTACTGGTAGAATTTACAAGGAATTCCATTCATACATTAAAAAagcattaaacatttaatatggcgaataaaaaatactttttgataAACATTCTACAAcagtattttaattgtaaaaatgtaaaattgttttttaacataGTTCGAAAAATCACACACACAGAAGTATAAATGGACAGATAAAAaagcggtccggcatggccagatagctaaggcgctcgacttgtaatctgagggtccggGGTTtaaatctccttcacaccaaacgtgGGGGCGTGaaaatgtcacggtcaatcccactcttcgttggtaaaagagtagcccaagagttggtggtgggtggtgatggctagctaccttccctctagtcttacactgataaattagggacgactagcgtagataaccctcgtgtaactttgcacgaaattcaaaaacaaacaaaacagatgaaGGAAAGTTAATTATTCATTTACTGTCTAATTTcaagtttttacaataaaattgtgATCATACTTACGTTATTATACCCAACTAATtacgataataaaattaataattatctaCTGGAAAGTTTCTAAAATAGATTGCATTACAACTTATATTTTGTGTTCAGAACACCTCGTCGAAAATGATTCTCCAAACCGTTGTAGTCATGATGTTTTTCGCTGCAGTTGTGGTTGTGGCTAATGAAAGGATGGTACTTACAGTACCCCTTTCTGACAACACTAACCTGGTACTAAGTCCAGTGGATACCCAGTTTTCTTGTGTGAACAAAACGTACGGTTACTATGCAGACATGGAGGCAGCTTGCAAGGTATACCACATCTGTAACCCCTACGTTACACAACATGGACAAGAGCAAATTGTTCAGTACGTTCAATACAGTTTTTACTGCAGAGAAGAAACAATCTTCAGCCAAGCAACACTTAACTGTGAACCACCACATCAAGGAATTCCTTGCGAACAAGCCCACTTGTATTATCCCGTACCGTCGTCAGCATCCAATACTGATGAAGACCAATACGCTAACCCTGATCAAGACTCGTAAGAGCAACAGTGTTTGCGACGGGTAATTATTCCTCAATGCCAAAGTCCTTAGAGTCTGTAATCACCGTCTTTGTTCAGTTTACATGTCTAACCACGAGCATTAAGTGAAAATTAGGTATCCTATGGATACACGT of the Tachypleus tridentatus isolate NWPU-2018 chromosome 13, ASM421037v1, whole genome shotgun sequence genome contains:
- the LOC143238112 gene encoding uncharacterized protein LOC143238112 is translated as MILQTVVVMMFFAAVVVVANERMVLTVPLSDNTNLVLSPVDTQFSCVNKTYGYYADMEAACKVYHICNPYVTQHGQEQIVQYVQYSFYCREETIFSQATLNCEPPHQGIPCEQAHLYYPVPSSASNTDEDQYANPDQDS